Proteins encoded together in one Orbaceae bacterium lpD01 window:
- the rlmB gene encoding 23S rRNA (guanosine(2251)-2'-O)-methyltransferase RlmB encodes MSEIIYGIHAIEALLNRAPERFIEVCLLKGREDQRLQSLIEQIEQLGLVVKVTNRQYLDEQTDGGVHQGIMAKIKPGKTYQENDLADLLDAHSAPFVLILDGVTDPHNLGACLRTADAAGVDLVIIPKDRSAPLNATAKKVACGAAESLPVIRVTNLARTMRLLQERNIWIVGTAGEAERTLYESCFQGALALVMGAEGEGMRRLTREHCDALVKIPMNGTVSSLNVSVATGICLFEIVRQKSL; translated from the coding sequence ATGAGTGAAATAATTTATGGTATCCATGCCATTGAAGCATTGCTAAACCGAGCACCTGAGCGTTTTATTGAGGTTTGTTTACTTAAAGGCCGAGAGGATCAACGTCTACAATCATTAATCGAACAAATAGAGCAGTTAGGGCTGGTTGTCAAAGTCACTAACAGGCAATATTTAGATGAACAAACTGATGGCGGTGTTCATCAAGGTATTATGGCCAAGATTAAACCGGGTAAAACTTATCAGGAAAATGATCTGGCTGATTTACTGGATGCACATTCAGCGCCGTTTGTGTTAATTTTAGATGGTGTCACGGATCCACATAATTTAGGTGCTTGTCTGCGAACCGCCGATGCGGCAGGCGTCGATCTCGTGATTATTCCGAAAGATCGCAGCGCACCGCTTAATGCAACGGCCAAAAAAGTGGCTTGCGGCGCAGCGGAAAGTTTGCCGGTTATTCGTGTGACTAATCTAGCCAGAACGATGCGTTTACTTCAGGAACGTAATATCTGGATTGTTGGTACTGCGGGTGAGGCTGAACGTACGCTTTATGAGAGCTGTTTTCAGGGGGCCTTAGCTCTTGTGATGGGCGCTGAAGGGGAAGGAATGCGTCGATTAACGCGCGAACATTGTGATGCACTTGTCAAAATTCCAATGAATGGAACCGTATCTTCCCTGAATGTTTCAGTTGCTACCGGCATCTGTCTGTTTGAAATTGTCCGTCAAAAAAGCCTATAG
- the metF gene encoding methylenetetrahydrofolate reductase, translating into MNTFTHAQHHHSLNQYISGLAEGINVSFEFFPPKSAEMEETLWQSIFRLSTLNPKFVSVTYGANSGARDRTHDIIKAIKQKTGLIAAPHLTCIDATKAQLADIAKDYWSNGIKHIVALRGDIPAGQPNPQIYAADLVTLLKEVADFDISVAAYPEVHPEAKSAQADLDNLKRKIDAGANRAITQFFFDIEKFLRFRDKCVANGIHAEIIPGILPVSNLSQLERFATMTNVHVPNWLTKMFTGIDDDIETRKFVGASVAMDMVKVLSREGVRDFHFYTLNRAEMSFALCHTLGVKP; encoded by the coding sequence ATGAATACATTTACTCATGCTCAACACCATCATTCGCTAAATCAATATATTTCAGGTTTAGCTGAAGGTATCAATGTCTCTTTCGAGTTTTTTCCACCGAAAAGCGCCGAGATGGAAGAGACTTTATGGCAATCTATTTTTCGCCTCTCTACCTTGAATCCGAAATTTGTTTCGGTCACTTACGGCGCAAATTCAGGGGCACGGGACAGAACACATGATATTATTAAAGCAATTAAGCAAAAAACGGGGTTGATTGCAGCCCCTCATTTAACTTGTATTGATGCAACCAAAGCCCAGCTGGCTGATATTGCCAAAGATTACTGGTCAAATGGTATCAAACATATTGTCGCATTAAGAGGCGATATTCCAGCAGGCCAACCCAATCCACAAATTTATGCCGCCGATCTGGTCACATTATTAAAAGAGGTGGCTGATTTTGATATCAGTGTTGCCGCCTATCCGGAAGTTCATCCTGAAGCGAAAAGTGCCCAAGCTGATTTGGATAATCTTAAACGGAAGATTGATGCTGGCGCAAACCGGGCAATCACCCAGTTCTTTTTTGATATCGAAAAATTTTTACGTTTTCGTGATAAATGTGTCGCTAATGGTATTCATGCTGAAATTATTCCAGGTATTCTGCCGGTCTCAAATCTATCCCAGCTTGAACGTTTTGCCACAATGACAAATGTTCATGTGCCAAACTGGTTAACGAAAATGTTCACCGGTATTGATGACGATATTGAAACGCGTAAATTTGTGGGTGCCTCTGTCGCCATGGATATGGTGAAAGTGCTTTCAAGAGAAGGGGTTAGAGATTTTCACTTCTATACGCTTAATCGAGCCGAAATGAGCTTTGCATTATGTCATACACTGGGTGTTAAGCCGTAA
- the metB gene encoding cystathionine gamma-synthase: protein MAQKPNTIAVRGGLNTDSQYGSVVPPITPSTSYSWLGFSKPREYDYGRRSNPSRRLVEQTIAELEQGTDAILTNCGMSAIHLLCISLLTPTDTIVAPHDCYGGSYRLFNSLSQRGLFKVIFVDQSDPVALAQALSHKPKLVLIETPSNPLLRVVDIALIAQQSHQHGALVAVDNTFMSPILQQPITLGADIVIHSCTKYLNGHSDLLAGILVFKSQELANDILWWANNIGTLNSAFDSYLLLRGLRTLGARITFQQENTQYIVDFLLKHPKVGRVYHPSLPTNQGHEIACKQQTGFGAMLSFELKDNEQKLPDFIDQLRIFTLAQSLGGVESLICHPATMTHSGMSAQARKTAGVSDLLLRISVGLEDKHDQIADLNHALAHI from the coding sequence ATGGCACAAAAACCAAATACCATTGCTGTTCGCGGCGGATTAAACACGGATTCCCAATATGGAAGTGTTGTTCCCCCAATTACGCCATCAACCAGTTATAGCTGGTTAGGATTTTCAAAACCAAGAGAATATGATTATGGTCGGCGAAGTAATCCTAGTCGTCGTTTAGTTGAACAAACCATTGCTGAACTTGAACAAGGTACCGATGCGATTTTAACTAACTGTGGTATGTCAGCCATTCATCTTCTTTGTATTTCGCTATTAACACCAACAGATACGATTGTTGCTCCTCATGACTGCTATGGTGGTAGTTACCGATTGTTTAATAGTTTAAGTCAACGAGGATTATTTAAAGTTATCTTCGTTGATCAATCTGATCCTGTCGCTTTAGCACAAGCGTTAAGTCATAAACCCAAATTAGTTTTGATCGAAACACCCAGTAATCCGCTATTGCGCGTGGTTGATATTGCGTTAATTGCACAACAATCTCATCAACATGGAGCGCTAGTCGCTGTAGATAATACCTTTATGAGTCCGATTTTACAGCAACCTATCACTTTGGGTGCTGATATTGTGATTCACTCCTGTACCAAATATCTCAATGGTCATTCAGATCTTCTTGCTGGCATTTTAGTCTTTAAATCACAAGAACTGGCTAACGATATCCTTTGGTGGGCCAATAATATTGGTACATTAAACTCTGCTTTTGATAGCTATCTACTCTTACGCGGACTACGAACACTGGGGGCACGCATCACATTCCAGCAAGAAAATACTCAATATATCGTTGATTTTTTACTTAAACACCCTAAAGTCGGGCGTGTTTATCATCCCTCCTTACCGACTAATCAGGGTCATGAAATTGCTTGTAAGCAGCAAACTGGATTTGGTGCCATGCTCAGCTTTGAATTGAAAGATAATGAGCAGAAACTCCCTGATTTTATCGATCAGTTACGCATTTTCACCTTAGCACAATCTTTAGGTGGCGTAGAAAGCTTAATTTGTCATCCTGCCACCATGACACATTCAGGGATGAGTGCGCAGGCGCGTAAAACTGCGGGCGTCTCTGATCTGTTACTGAGAATCTCGGTAGGTTTAGAAGATAAGCACGATCAAATCGCTGATCTTAATCATGCCTTAGCACATATTTAA
- the metJ gene encoding met regulon transcriptional regulator MetJ — protein MAEWNGEYISPYAEHGKKSEQVKKITVSIPLKVLKILTDERTRRQVNNLRHATNSELLCEAFLHAFTGQPLPSDIDLLKDRNDEIPEQAKEIMRQLGLDPDTAEY, from the coding sequence ATGGCAGAATGGAACGGGGAATATATCAGTCCCTATGCTGAACATGGTAAAAAGAGTGAACAGGTTAAGAAAATAACGGTTTCGATTCCACTGAAAGTATTAAAAATACTGACAGATGAACGAACACGCCGACAGGTGAATAATTTACGTCATGCGACAAATAGTGAATTACTTTGTGAAGCTTTTTTACATGCTTTTACTGGTCAGCCTTTACCGAGTGATATCGACTTATTAAAAGATCGTAATGATGAAATTCCTGAGCAGGCGAAAGAGATTATGCGCCAGTTAGGTCTGGATCCTGATACTGCAGAGTACTAA
- the rpmE gene encoding 50S ribosomal protein L31: MKQGIHPKYTEITATCSCGNKIKTHSTVGHDLNLDVCGECHPFYTGKQRDVATGGRVDKFNQRFSMVGGKK, encoded by the coding sequence ATGAAACAAGGTATTCATCCAAAATATACAGAAATTACTGCGACTTGTTCTTGTGGTAATAAAATCAAAACCCACTCAACTGTTGGTCATGATCTAAATCTTGACGTATGTGGTGAATGTCACCCATTCTATACAGGTAAACAACGTGATGTTGCAACGGGTGGTCGTGTTGACAAATTTAACCAACGTTTCAGCATGGTTGGCGGTAAAAAATAA
- the degS gene encoding outer membrane-stress sensor serine endopeptidase DegS — protein MIKKILWPILIGSVLAILLLILFPSLRKNDNSFLPENLFTNSPLSYKEAVQKAAPAVVNIYSRTINNSGQSPNSNITPLGSGVIMNKDGYIITNYHVIEGAQQIIITTLSGKIYEGILVGSDKLVDLAVLKIDADNLPSIPINLEREPNIGDIVLAIGNPYNIGQTITQGIISATGRDGLSPYRRQNFIQTDASINHGNSGGALVNTLGELVGINTLSIAKNTSTEVPEGLGFAIPTSLATKIMQKLIQDGQIIRGYIGVDGLEFTPLQSQNIPPHVIGILVTKAEGPAEQADIRPNDILISVNNKSVTSIMETMDQIAEIKPNTTIPVTILRNGEKLDLQLTVAKYPI, from the coding sequence ATGATAAAAAAAATTCTTTGGCCTATTTTAATCGGCTCGGTTCTCGCCATCTTACTGTTAATTCTGTTTCCCTCGCTAAGGAAGAATGATAACTCTTTTCTGCCTGAAAATCTGTTTACTAATAGTCCTTTGAGCTACAAAGAAGCAGTGCAAAAAGCAGCGCCGGCGGTGGTAAACATTTATAGTAGAACGATTAATAATAGTGGCCAATCACCAAACAGTAATATCACCCCTTTAGGTTCTGGCGTGATCATGAATAAAGATGGGTATATTATTACTAACTATCATGTTATTGAAGGCGCACAGCAAATCATTATCACAACGCTTTCGGGTAAAATTTATGAAGGAATATTAGTCGGTTCCGACAAATTAGTCGACTTAGCAGTGCTCAAGATAGATGCAGATAATCTGCCCAGTATTCCAATTAATCTTGAGCGAGAACCCAACATTGGTGATATTGTTCTGGCTATTGGTAACCCTTATAATATCGGCCAAACAATCACGCAAGGTATTATCAGCGCGACTGGACGAGACGGTTTAAGCCCATATCGACGTCAGAATTTTATTCAAACCGATGCTTCCATTAATCATGGTAATTCAGGTGGTGCTTTAGTCAATACTTTAGGTGAGTTGGTCGGTATCAATACCCTTTCCATCGCTAAAAATACCAGTACTGAAGTCCCAGAAGGATTGGGCTTTGCGATTCCGACTTCATTAGCAACCAAAATTATGCAAAAGCTGATTCAGGATGGACAAATTATTCGGGGTTATATCGGCGTTGATGGCCTGGAGTTTACACCATTACAAAGTCAAAATATTCCACCGCATGTAATAGGTATCTTAGTCACCAAAGCGGAAGGGCCTGCTGAACAGGCCGATATCAGGCCAAATGATATTTTAATCTCCGTCAATAATAAATCGGTTACCTCGATTATGGAAACCATGGATCAAATTGCAGAGATAAAGCCAAACACGACTATCCCCGTGACTATACTTCGCAATGGTGAGAAACTGGATCTACAATTAACAGTCGCTAAATATCCTATCTAG
- a CDS encoding Do family serine endopeptidase has translation MRKSLLKQKTLSAIVLGLGLSLATISSAYAVFPPAISSPSGTQTLPSLAPMLENVTPSVVSIQAKGKTQVQPNLNVPEEFRQFFGNNGSQEKSFISQGSGVIIDADNGYIITNNHVIDNAETIKIILNDGREFEGKLIGRDPQSDIALVKISDAKKLTAIKLANSDTLKVGDFAVAIGNPFGIGQTVTSGIISALARTGLNMNGFENFIQTDASINRGNSGGALINLNGELIGINTAIIAPGGGNVGIGFAIPSNMVKNLATQLIEFGEVKRGVLGIKGNELTSDIAKAFALDVQKGAFISEVLDNSAASEAGIKAGDVIVSLNGRTIESFAELRANIATMGAGHEVELGIIRNSKPLTLKAKLKNSDDAITDAKSLYPALDGAVLINSQDKDKIGILIQSIAKNSPASKLNLQTGDIITGVNREAVKNIADLRRIIDSKPSAIALNITRGNNQVYLILN, from the coding sequence ATGAGAAAGAGTCTATTAAAACAAAAGACGTTGAGTGCGATTGTGTTAGGCTTAGGTCTATCCTTAGCCACAATCTCATCAGCTTATGCCGTTTTTCCGCCAGCAATTAGTAGCCCAAGTGGTACACAAACTTTACCAAGTTTAGCACCGATGCTGGAAAACGTAACACCATCAGTGGTGAGTATTCAAGCTAAAGGTAAGACACAAGTACAACCAAATTTAAATGTACCTGAGGAGTTTAGACAATTCTTTGGTAATAACGGTAGCCAAGAAAAATCTTTTATTAGTCAGGGTTCAGGCGTCATTATCGATGCAGACAATGGTTATATCATTACCAATAACCATGTTATTGATAATGCTGAAACTATCAAAATTATACTGAATGATGGACGAGAATTTGAGGGTAAATTAATTGGCCGCGATCCACAGTCAGATATTGCGCTCGTTAAAATTAGCGATGCTAAAAAATTAACTGCGATCAAATTAGCTAACTCAGACACCCTCAAAGTTGGCGATTTTGCTGTCGCAATAGGTAATCCATTTGGTATCGGCCAAACTGTGACCTCTGGTATTATTTCTGCGCTCGCGCGTACAGGATTAAATATGAATGGATTCGAGAATTTCATTCAAACTGACGCTTCGATTAACCGCGGCAACTCTGGTGGTGCTTTAATCAATCTTAATGGTGAGCTCATCGGTATCAATACGGCGATTATTGCGCCGGGCGGTGGTAATGTAGGCATCGGTTTTGCTATTCCAAGCAATATGGTTAAAAACTTAGCAACTCAGCTTATCGAGTTTGGCGAAGTTAAACGTGGCGTGCTCGGCATTAAAGGCAATGAACTCACTTCAGATATCGCTAAAGCCTTTGCGCTTGATGTGCAAAAAGGCGCCTTTATCAGTGAGGTATTAGATAACTCAGCTGCTTCAGAGGCTGGTATTAAAGCGGGTGATGTGATTGTGTCGCTCAATGGCCGTACGATCGAAAGTTTTGCTGAATTACGTGCCAATATTGCCACCATGGGCGCAGGACACGAAGTTGAATTAGGTATTATTCGTAACAGTAAACCACTCACGTTAAAAGCTAAACTGAAAAATAGTGATGATGCGATCACTGACGCTAAATCATTATATCCAGCACTTGATGGTGCCGTACTGATTAATAGTCAAGATAAAGATAAAATCGGTATCTTAATTCAAAGTATCGCAAAGAACTCACCAGCCTCTAAATTAAATTTACAAACTGGTGACATTATTACTGGCGTCAACCGTGAAGCGGTCAAGAATATTGCCGATTTACGCAGGATCATCGACAGTAAACCCTCAGCGATCGCTTTAAATATCACGCGAGGTAATAATCAAGTCTATCTCATTCTTAATTAG
- a CDS encoding DUF1043 family protein — protein MNEELMLYLAIGAIVGAILGVIIASILSPRARRYNQVKRELDATKQELISQKQMIVKHFSHSAELLDNMAKEFRTLYQHMAENSNALLADIDPNSPEYSPLKIIKEKTPTVTASIAEEPPKDYSGSPSGLLKTESKNKN, from the coding sequence ATGAACGAAGAATTAATGTTATATCTTGCTATTGGTGCTATTGTCGGTGCTATCTTAGGCGTGATTATTGCCAGTATACTCAGCCCGAGAGCTCGTCGCTATAATCAAGTAAAAAGAGAATTGGATGCGACTAAACAAGAGCTTATCTCTCAAAAACAGATGATTGTGAAACATTTTTCTCATAGTGCCGAATTACTGGATAATATGGCGAAAGAATTCCGTACGTTATATCAGCATATGGCTGAAAACTCAAATGCATTACTGGCAGATATCGATCCAAATAGTCCCGAATATTCACCTTTAAAAATTATCAAAGAAAAAACACCTACAGTCACCGCATCAATAGCAGAAGAGCCGCCTAAAGACTATTCTGGTAGTCCATCTGGACTATTAAAAACAGAGAGTAAAAATAAAAATTAA
- a CDS encoding DciA family protein: MRKSAPQTFDSLLDDVSSLKKVQERAIALTKLNQTLKSLLPLSLQKQCRAANYRQHRLIVEVSSASWLTRLRYEQEKLLLAFRQSILPGLAAIDFIINPNLNTATLMARSDDPQPPTSYQPKRQLSQNSAQMLEVLAENCPDNLKQQLMKLAQHAKPQPAKK; this comes from the coding sequence ATGCGTAAAAGTGCCCCCCAAACATTTGATTCCTTACTCGATGACGTCTCTTCATTGAAAAAAGTACAGGAGCGGGCTATCGCTTTAACTAAACTCAATCAAACCTTAAAATCACTCCTACCACTTTCATTACAGAAACAGTGCCGAGCGGCTAACTATCGTCAACATCGTTTAATTGTTGAAGTGAGCAGTGCCAGTTGGCTAACACGTCTGCGTTATGAACAAGAGAAATTACTACTAGCATTTCGTCAAAGTATTCTGCCTGGGTTAGCGGCAATTGATTTTATCATTAATCCAAATTTAAATACCGCCACGTTGATGGCTCGCAGTGATGATCCACAGCCCCCTACCTCATATCAACCAAAACGGCAATTAAGCCAAAATAGTGCACAAATGCTTGAAGTGCTGGCTGAGAATTGTCCCGATAATCTGAAACAGCAACTGATGAAATTAGCCCAGCACGCAAAACCACAACCCGCTAAAAAATAG
- the secA gene encoding preprotein translocase subunit SecA has product MLLKLLTKVFGSRNERVLRSMRKRVEKINQLEPAMEALSDDELKAKTQEFKAQLAAGKKTDDILEEAFAVVREASKRVFGMRHFDVQLIGGMVLNNRCIAEMRTGEGKTLTATLPAYLNALTGHGVHVVTVNDYLAERDAENNRPLFEFLGLSIGINLPNTPPEVKRIAYNADITYGTNNEYGFDYLRDNMVFSKESRVQRALHYALVDEVDSILIDEARTPLIISGPADDSSELYVRINKIIPHLTRQDKEDSDDYQGDGDFSVDEKSKQVNLTERGLVKVEELLAKAGVMNGEDSLYSPANIVLMHHVNAALRAHHLFFRDVDYIVKEGEIIIVDEHTGRTMDGRRWSDGLHQAVEAKEGVKIQNENQTLASITFQNYFRLYEKLAGMTGTADTEAFEFNQIYHLDTIVIPTNRGMQRRDLPDLIFMTEHEKLKAIIADIKDCIARGQPVLVGTASIEKSEMVSHALDKAGIKHSVLNAKFHAKEADIIADAGRKGAVTIATNMAGRGTDIMLGGNLQMDIAKLEDPTAEQIQELKKVWQVRHEEVIALGGLHILGTERHESRRIDNQLRGRAGRQGDPGSSRFYLSLEDPLMRIFASDRISGMMRKFGMKEDEAIEHPWVTKAISNAQRKVESRNFDIRKQLLEYDDVANDQRRAIYSQRNDILDNHDIKETIDSIRNDVFDSVIARYIPPQSIEEMWDIPGLEHALKNDFDLDMPIAQWLDEEPNLHEETLKERIKHLAVERYQEKEVSVGAEAFRNFEKNVMLQTLDTLWKEHLAAVDHLRQGIHLRGYAQKDPKQEFKRESFNLFANMLDALKYDVIGTLSRVQIRSQEDVEEAERRREEEMARLAQKQQLSHHHEDALENSGQPVVRQGAKVGRNESCPCGSGKKYKQCHGSVQ; this is encoded by the coding sequence ATGTTATTAAAATTATTAACGAAAGTATTTGGTAGCCGTAATGAGCGTGTTCTACGTAGTATGCGTAAACGCGTTGAAAAAATTAATCAATTAGAACCTGCGATGGAAGCGTTATCAGATGATGAACTAAAAGCCAAAACGCAAGAGTTTAAAGCGCAACTCGCTGCAGGTAAAAAGACTGACGATATTTTAGAAGAGGCGTTTGCTGTAGTTCGTGAAGCCAGTAAACGTGTGTTTGGGATGCGTCATTTTGATGTGCAGTTAATTGGTGGTATGGTGCTTAACAACCGTTGTATTGCTGAGATGCGTACCGGTGAGGGTAAAACATTAACCGCCACATTGCCAGCCTATTTGAATGCATTAACCGGCCATGGTGTGCATGTTGTGACGGTGAATGATTATTTGGCTGAACGTGATGCCGAAAACAATCGTCCTTTATTTGAGTTTTTGGGTCTTAGTATCGGTATCAATTTACCGAACACGCCACCAGAAGTGAAGCGCATTGCTTATAATGCTGATATTACCTATGGTACGAATAATGAGTATGGTTTTGACTATTTGCGCGACAACATGGTCTTTTCAAAGGAGAGCCGTGTACAACGTGCGTTACATTATGCCTTAGTCGATGAGGTTGACTCTATTTTAATTGATGAAGCCAGAACGCCATTAATTATTTCTGGGCCGGCGGATGATAGCTCTGAACTCTATGTGCGTATCAATAAAATTATCCCACATCTGACTCGCCAGGATAAAGAAGATTCCGATGATTATCAGGGGGACGGTGATTTTTCTGTTGATGAAAAGTCTAAACAGGTGAATTTAACTGAACGTGGTTTAGTGAAAGTTGAAGAGTTATTAGCCAAAGCGGGCGTAATGAACGGTGAAGATTCGCTGTATTCACCTGCCAATATCGTTTTGATGCATCATGTTAATGCCGCATTACGTGCTCATCACCTATTCTTTCGGGATGTAGATTATATTGTTAAAGAGGGTGAAATTATCATCGTTGATGAGCATACCGGGCGTACGATGGATGGGCGTCGTTGGTCTGATGGCTTACATCAGGCTGTTGAAGCGAAAGAAGGGGTGAAAATTCAAAATGAGAATCAAACTCTGGCTTCGATTACTTTCCAGAACTATTTCCGTCTTTACGAGAAATTAGCCGGTATGACCGGGACGGCTGATACCGAAGCATTTGAATTTAATCAAATTTATCATTTAGATACTATTGTTATTCCCACTAACCGTGGTATGCAGCGTCGCGATTTACCTGATTTAATTTTTATGACTGAACATGAGAAATTGAAGGCGATTATCGCGGATATTAAAGATTGTATTGCGCGTGGACAGCCGGTACTGGTTGGTACGGCTTCGATTGAAAAATCTGAAATGGTTTCACATGCATTAGACAAAGCGGGCATAAAACATAGTGTTTTAAATGCTAAGTTCCACGCTAAAGAAGCGGATATTATTGCTGACGCCGGTCGTAAAGGAGCGGTAACCATCGCAACTAACATGGCGGGTCGTGGTACCGATATTATGCTGGGTGGTAACTTGCAAATGGACATCGCTAAACTTGAAGATCCGACAGCGGAGCAAATCCAAGAGTTGAAGAAAGTGTGGCAAGTTCGTCATGAAGAGGTGATTGCATTAGGCGGTTTACATATTTTAGGTACTGAGCGTCATGAGTCTCGACGTATTGATAATCAGCTTCGTGGTCGTGCTGGTCGTCAAGGGGATCCAGGATCATCTCGTTTCTATCTTTCACTTGAAGATCCATTAATGCGTATTTTTGCTTCAGATCGTATCTCTGGTATGATGCGTAAGTTTGGTATGAAGGAAGATGAAGCGATTGAGCATCCATGGGTGACCAAAGCGATTTCTAATGCTCAACGTAAAGTTGAAAGCCGTAACTTTGATATTCGTAAACAACTACTTGAATATGATGATGTTGCCAATGATCAGCGTCGTGCAATATATAGTCAACGTAATGATATTTTGGATAATCATGATATCAAAGAGACGATTGACTCTATTCGTAACGATGTGTTCGATTCGGTTATTGCGCGATATATTCCGCCACAATCGATTGAAGAGATGTGGGATATTCCTGGTCTTGAACATGCCTTAAAAAATGACTTTGACCTCGATATGCCAATCGCGCAGTGGTTAGATGAAGAACCAAATTTACACGAAGAGACACTGAAAGAGCGTATTAAGCATCTTGCTGTTGAACGTTACCAAGAAAAAGAGGTCTCTGTTGGTGCTGAAGCATTCCGTAATTTTGAAAAAAATGTGATGTTACAAACATTAGATACTTTATGGAAAGAGCATCTTGCTGCAGTTGATCATCTTCGTCAAGGTATTCATTTACGTGGCTATGCTCAGAAAGATCCGAAACAAGAGTTTAAGCGTGAGTCATTTAATCTATTTGCCAATATGCTCGATGCACTTAAATATGACGTGATTGGTACGTTGAGTCGTGTTCAGATTCGTTCTCAAGAAGATGTTGAAGAAGCAGAGCGTCGTCGTGAAGAGGAGATGGCGCGTTTAGCTCAAAAACAGCAATTAAGCCATCACCATGAAGATGCTTTAGAAAATAGTGGACAACCGGTTGTTCGTCAAGGTGCTAAAGTTGGCCGTAATGAATCATGTCCCTGTGGATCAGGTAAAAAATATAAACAATGTCATGGCAGCGTGCAGTAA
- the mutT gene encoding 8-oxo-dGTP diphosphatase MutT gives MKILKHVEIAVGIILSQDCQIFITQRGEHSHLAGFWEFPGGKVEVNESIAQTLARELLEEVDIHIRDAQFLKTVEYCYSDRCITIHAYLVEHWDGEPFAKEGQVSRWTDIADLNADEFPDANRSIIEMLKNMDKCL, from the coding sequence ATGAAAATACTTAAACATGTTGAAATTGCTGTTGGTATCATTCTTTCACAAGACTGTCAGATATTTATCACGCAGCGAGGTGAGCACTCTCATCTCGCGGGTTTTTGGGAATTTCCTGGCGGCAAAGTGGAGGTCAATGAGTCGATAGCCCAGACGCTGGCAAGAGAGCTGCTCGAAGAAGTTGATATTCATATCCGTGATGCGCAATTCTTAAAGACAGTTGAATACTGTTATAGTGATAGATGTATCACTATACATGCTTATTTGGTTGAACATTGGGATGGAGAGCCTTTTGCCAAAGAGGGGCAAGTCAGTCGTTGGACTGATATTGCTGATCTCAATGCGGATGAGTTTCCAGATGCGAATCGGTCGATTATTGAAATGCTCAAGAATATGGATAAGTGTTTATAA